The Xiphophorus couchianus chromosome 22, X_couchianus-1.0, whole genome shotgun sequence genome includes the window ttcaaaaatgtgacaaagttgcatttacaattttttttaaaatgatggaGGAATCTCTTTcatatgtttcaaaagcaaaaatgtattttttagaaATCTTGTGTTGATGAAAtttggtttttgtcattttcaaaaattgttGTTGAATTTGAGTTACTTAGAAAGAGGTCatattgttgacattttttaaaaatacataattatctCTGCTTTTAGTATTTCTTCCCCCTAAATATCATTATACTGGGCGCGTCTGTAAATCATTATTATTTCCTTCCTTTCATGACTGTTTTTCGTGCATTTTTATTACACTTTGTATTCCTTTGGCGTTTTGAACTACATGTCCCATCAACTGGAACCGTTGTGAATCCCTACTggatttagatttatttaccAACTTTGAGCTGCGTGGTGTCCGCATTCATAATTTGCAAAAgctataaacatatttttacaaaggTGATACAAATGAAGAGGCCAATAAATATCTTCCACGTGGCCAAATTGTTTAATACATTAATTAATTTTCATTCTTTTGCAAACTGTTCGGtcgctttttaaatatttcaattattgGAAATGTAAAGCTGGctttaaaagttagatttttaattaaaatagtgAATGCATTAAACTCCACAGGAGTTGATATTTCAGACTGGACTTGAAGGCACCAAGGGTGACGTTTCTGATGAAATCGAAACTTACGTCTCTGCGGTGGAAGCAGCGCTGACATGAAACCAGAAGAGTGTTACCGGGTTAGAACTgtgttttctcatattttattgCACTTCAGAAGCTAATCTTATTCAAAATGGATTCTATAAACTACGTAGCGAGGCTGAACGAATACGCACAAAAAGAGCGACTGGAGCTGAGGTATGAGGAAGTTGGATGTGTTGGACCTGATCACATTAGAACGTGAGTTGgtggcatttttttatttttgcctcgTTCTGGAAGTTTTCTTCTACCTGCTTCTCAATGTCTACTGTATCATTTGAGTAAAACACTCATCTTTATGAAAACATGCATGCTGTACAGTAACGTCAGTGAAGAAACAACATCacgaagaccaaggaacacagcagtcAGATCAAGGAGAAATATGTGGGTTAAATTATAGAACAATATTCCCAAGTTTTAATTGATTCAACAGCTCTGTTCTGAGAATAGTAAGAGGTTGGAACAGATGCAGACCTACAAAGACATGGTTTTCAATCAGAGTAGCATCTAAGAGACCCTATggaaactctggaggagctgccgAGATCCACAGCTCAAGTGGGAGAATGTGTCTGAAGGATAACTATCAGTATTCATTGAAGAGTGTGCAAGAAGAAAGAGACtattgaaagaaaatcacaaatcaCAGAAATTAGCATTTGCTAATTTGTTGATCCATCCATATCCATACAATTTCTGTACAAGCttagcaacacagagacacacattACAAACAACGATGcatatacacacacgcacacctaAGAGCAATTTAGAAAGACCGATTAGTCTATCAGTCATGCTTCTGTGCTATGGGTGGAAGTCGGAGTACTTGGAGAGTAATCAGACAATCACACAGAgaacacagaaagaaaacattgggGACTAAGCTCTGGTTAGATAACACCAGCAGTaaacattttatccatttttgtTCCGCAAAACTGCTAGAGCCGTACCTCTAAGAAAAGGTATTGAATTCAGACTTACCTACActatttgtcacattaaatctcccaaaatgtgaaaaaaatagcTAAGTTCTTCTTGTCAAACCATTCAGTCACATTCTTAAAGCAACTAATGCAGCTCTTCTGAATCTTTTGCAGGTTTACCTTAAAAGCTGTTGTGAATGGAAAGCCATACCCTGAAGGTGTGGGGAAGAACAAGAAAGAAGCCAAACAGAGCGCTGCTAAATATGCTTTGACATGCTTGTTAGATGAAACTTCAGTTTCTGTAAGAATTATTGAATTAATGCACATTTCACTTTTTGCATTGATGTGAAATactaacatgttttctttgtttgttttttttttttatcctgacAGACAGGAAGTGTTGCAGAAGTTTCTTCTCCTCAGGTTCAGGTGAAAACTAACTACATGTGTTGGCTGAATGAATATGGACAAAGTAATAGGCTCATGATAAGGGCTGTGGAGAAAATCACACCTGGACCCAATAATTTATCTCAGTAAGAGTCCTTACATCATCCAGTTACTTTTACAGGTGTGAATTCAGTAGTACAAGTTATATAAAAGTATTCTTCTCATGATGGCGTCAGATATTGTAGGTTTGTTGTGGGAGACAAGGAGTTTCCAGCTGCTTTTGGGAAAACCAAGAAGGAAGCCAGGGAGGAAGCTGCCAGGCTGGTGCATCATGAGATATTAGGCAATGAAACCTTAGATGTAAGTACTGAGATACATAAGTTTATTATCATCTTATCCTAAAATATCAGATTcctggatttaatttaaatgtttgtttctgatggtatgtttttgtttgtttggcagACTGGAGATAATCGGGACAGCGGCACATCAAGTCTGCCTTATGAGGAAGTTGTCTCAGATATCAGGTGAGCCTGATGCTTTTCCCTGTGTTGGTTCTAAAAGCAGCCCCTCCAGGATgatgcagtgtttttttgtttgttttgttgcagccTAAAATTACCGATTATGCAAcacctttttcaaaaagttgcaaattttTTAACGTTTTATTTACACCATGCCATGATCTTACAAATCTTTTCTTCACCAAAAAGATAAGATTTTAACATGGTTAATAAGTCAAATGCAAATAATATTCTCAAGTACCTTTCTGAAATGGCACCCTtgatacaaataaatttatgtCGTGGGGAAGTTCAATTTCAAGATGGCTAAGGGGATTGGTCAAAATTCAGCCGGGTTactgtgattggtcagaaaagaaggaaatacaTAAAACGTAAAGGTGATTAGTCATATCTGCAGGAAAGTTGAGATGACTGGTGAAAATTGCAAGTCAAAATATACAGTTGATGAGTTAATAGCCTTCCTACTAGTTAATATTTCAACTTCCTGGAGggactgtaaaatgttttattagttataatattttgtctttcagtAATCGTGCCAAGCGGTTGAGCCTACAGTCTGAAGACAGCATTctcacagaaacaaacttcgTTGGACTGGTCAATTCTTACTGTCAGAAAACAAGGAGCACCTGTGCGTTTGTAGAAGAGAATAGAAGTGGCCCCTCTCATAACCCAATGTGAGCATAAGTGAACTTCTTTAAACTGAATACATAGCACCAGGCTAATAAACTCTTTGCTTATTAATTTCTTCCTTTTGGGCATTACAGATTTTCCTACAAGTTATTGATTAACAAGGTGCAGTACTCCGTTGGTGAGGGCAAGAGCGTCAAGGATGCCAAACAGAATGCAGCTCGATTGGCCTTGTCTGCACTGAAGGAGCGGTCAGACTGGGACAGCAAGGTACCGATACTTAAGCTTTTTTAATGTGAGATCTAGTTCTGGtgcatttaaatgaattaaaatatcactgaaaagtttattcatcttttacaCTGTTATATTACACACAGAGTAATATATTTAAggtatttatttcagttcattttaatcaCTATAGCTCTAAAAAGGTCATTTCTAAATAAGCACACAGTGCTGCATGTAAGAATATTCACAGAAAGTTTAATGGAAGCAAAACAATTAGTAGACAAATGTGCATAAGGAATAGGGACAGCCATAGCTTTGGGAAGACTGTGAAGGAATGTCCATTTGGGAGATTAGGGGCTGGCAAACTTATCTGATCTAACCTCGATAGAGAATCTATGTGGTACCATCAAAAGGAATAGGAGAGATAACATAACCAACATTACAGATGAATTGAAGGCCGCTTTTAAAGCAATCTGGGGATGCTTAATACCTCACCAGATCCACAAGCTGATCTCATCCATGCTTCACTGACACGGTAATTGATGCAAAAGGAGCCCAAAACAAGCATTTACTACACATTTcatggaaatacattttatttggccaacatttcttttttttttaaatctttgttttattggtCTGCTCAtattatgtgaaaaagtaacattttggtTCTGTGTTTTCAGGTAATTGGGTCTGATGATTGCACACAAGCCAAGCAGTCCCCTCCAACAAGCACACTGTAAGGCAGCTACCAGCTTTTGTCAAAGATACTAGAAAAATGTGcactttattaaatttaatcctGATAAACTTAGTGTAAGTGGAGATTCAGTTTGGGTTTAAAACTCTGCATTGTTACACGATTTTATTAGGGTTGCAACCATACCCAACACTCACAAGATGAGACACAAAATTGAGCTAGCGAGAACAAGATGGGACAagattttaatattactttcaagaaaacttcaaaagtcaaatttatgcTTCAAAAAGGCCTTTATTCTGCATTCTTGGATATTTTtaccaacaaacacaaactgctgtctttctttttttgatttcttttcattaCTTCAGATGTTGGAACAATACTTAAACAattcaaatatgaaaatgctTTATAATAAAAGTGTTATGCTGTTCTAACTGAGCCATACAGCAGATGGTTACACTTATAGTTGAACACGTCACTAATTGCGCATCTCTTCCAATCCTTAGGGACTCTGGTCACACAAAATCAGGCCTGGTGATATCAGCCACAAGCGAATCAATTGTTTTTATGGATCCATCAAACCCACCCAAAGATCAGGtctgttatttatttctcttgctCCTGTTTTTCCTTTGCAGAACATGTTGCAACGGGTTTATCCATTAAAGTTTTTAGCCAActcatatttttgctttgtgttttgagCTCTTAAAACCTGCAGTGGCCCAGATGGTTCAACAAAATACTGAAGTCACAACACAAGACGGAGCACAgtaaaaaaagctgcagcacaaagaTCTGATACCCTTTTGGTTGTCAGATTTTGGGGCTTTGCACTGGTGTTGTTAGTCTAATGATGAGGCCCCAAACCCTGTGGTTTCTCATATACTTATGTTTTTGGCTTAATATTAGACATGAACAAAACTTCCACTTTAGCATGACTTCCAACTGGCAACAACTTCCATTGTTAGTTAATATACGATCtattatttttgatttccaCTATAAGTAAAATTAAGCCATTTTGACTTGTAATGTTTAGTTGCAGCTTTTGTGTATTGTTGAACCATTTTGGCCAGCGTGTAAAACATCGAGATGGATTTTGAAATGGATTTTGAAAGTTTGCATATTTAgtaaaatgattgtttctctgctttctccAAAGGTGATAAGTCCAGTTGTGAAGCCTAAAATAAAGTAAGCCATCATCCCTACTGTAAAGCTGTACTTTCTTTCCCCAAATGTTAATggttcattcttttttttttcttaccagaATTGCTGCCATATTTCCAAATGCCAAAGACAACAGTAAAGAGGTAAAGAACGAAGGTAGTGACCATGACCATTTGTATCTATGGTTCTTTCTCAAAATACTCACATCCTCATTTTGGCTTTTATTAAGGATATGATAAATTTCAAAACCAATCAGAGAGGAAATCTTCAGAGTGTAAAGTCACCAACTCAGACAGTTTCAAGGTATGGAAATTTAATTGGCacaagaaacaaagagagagattGCTTTTCTTAGAAGATATAAGAGTAAATAAGACATGCTATCATATAGCTCAtaacttttaatgtgtttcagtaGATTTGAAACAGACTACAAATCCATACAACAACTCGATAAAGGAGCTTTTGGTCGTGTTTTTAAGGCAAAACATAAACTGGAGGGAAAATATTACGCTGTAAAGATTGTGCGCTACAAAGAGTGAGtcaagaatttttttctttaacaacagTGGGTTTTTGGGGGGGTAAATCCCCAAGacatgctttaaaaacacaaatcaaggTGTAATGTTTTCTGAATGTAATCTATTTGTTGTACTTATTTGGATTAGAAAAACTCTGGAGGAGGTGAAGGTTTTGTCGGAGCTGAATCACTGTAACATCGTTCGGTACCACTCCTGCTGGCTGGAGGACACGGCCTACTCCTGGGACACTTCCACTGACAGCAGCAGCGCTTCACAGTGAGTCCTCTGCTCTCTGGAGGTCTCACTCATCAAACCTggtgtttattttatctttgtgttgTCTACAGATCTTCCATTGACCTGTCTATGAAGTATCTCTACATTCAGATGGAGTTGTGTGAGATTAAAACACTGCGGATTTGGATAGATgagaaaaacatccagaatcCTAAAAAATCCCTCAGAGACTCCAGGCGAAGAGACGAGAGTGTGGATATTATGGTGCAAATGGTCAGCGGAGTCAAGCACATTCACTCCAATATGCTCATCCACAGAGACCTGAAGGTGAGGCAGCTGGTCGGTTTCacctgaaactaaaaaaaatcaacagtgaCACAGAGCTTtgcaaaatggcaaaaactTAAGTTGATTCGATTGAGATTTTGTGAGCTAGACAACGGTTTTGACTTTATTGCCAACTGCAATTCAACAATCGATTAGCCGACTATTACCAATAAAATCTGTTAGCAATTGAAAGTAttacagaaaacacaaattatgtCTTGATAATcacagttttttgtgtgttgcttttatatttattataaaataccCAGCTGTCTTTGCTGCAccaaattctgcttttaaatagtttattctTGGCTAAATACAGCCagcattttcaaagaaagagtGATCCAAATCCTGTTCTTATTGGTAAGAATAGACTACATGtgattctatttttttcaattgattTCAAAAGAATTTGCAAACTGGATgtctttcttttcataaaagttttttACAAAACCTTCTTTTTGATTTTGCTCTTCatctcctttaaaaaaaagtatgcagTATGTATTGTTGTAGTTGCAgtctaaagaaatattttcttttggcCCTCAAGT containing:
- the eif2ak2 gene encoding interferon-induced, double-stranded RNA-activated protein kinase; the encoded protein is MDSINYVARLNEYAQKERLELRYEEVGCVGPDHIRTFTLKAVVNGKPYPEGVGKNKKEAKQSAAKYALTCLLDETSVSTGSVAEVSSPQVQVKTNYMCWLNEYGQSNRLMIRAVEKITPGPNNLSQYCRFVVGDKEFPAAFGKTKKEAREEAARLVHHEILGNETLDTGDNRDSGTSSLPYEEVVSDISNRAKRLSLQSEDSILTETNFVGLVNSYCQKTRSTCAFVEENRSGPSHNPIFSYKLLINKVQYSVGEGKSVKDAKQNAARLALSALKERSDWDSKVIGSDDCTQAKQSPPTSTLDSGHTKSGLVISATSESIVFMDPSNPPKDQVISPVVKPKIKIAAIFPNAKDNSKEDMINFKTNQRGNLQSVKSPTQTVSSFSRFETDYKSIQQLDKGAFGRVFKAKHKLEGKYYAVKIVRYKEKTLEEVKVLSELNHCNIVRYHSCWLEDTAYSWDTSTDSSSASQSSIDLSMKYLYIQMELCEIKTLRIWIDEKNIQNPKKSLRDSRRRDESVDIMVQMVSGVKHIHSNMLIHRDLKPANIMFSRNGTVKIGDFGLVTSEIEDDAENQKERRGYKGTPPYMAPEQKERRLYDRKVDIFALGLIFFELLWNIPTIHEKEKMWTDVRNQKLPQPFLYHFSQESQMIKSMLCGKPEERPEASKIKTDLEQHKHLLAELKTKQLHCRTVI